DNA from Nymphaea colorata isolate Beijing-Zhang1983 chromosome 4, ASM883128v2, whole genome shotgun sequence:
TGTAATCACAGTTTCACTTTCTCTCTGTTGCAtggcaaattttgaatttactaCCAATTCCATGCTCTCAAGTTCAAGATGGAATGTGAGTACAATTTGTCCTATGTGGGCATCGAAAAATGGGGATTTAAGAAAAGCAAATAAGCCTGAGTCCGATAGCCGGTAGGAATGAATGGGAGGCCCCAGTAAGTGTTTGTCTCCTTTAACTTGAAAAAGAATTGGCTCTAGTCTTTTAAAACATTTATAAGGAAGCGCTATGATGCAGTTTGATTGATATTTATTACTGAGCTTCTCATAACAGTGACCTTGTAGTGTAAGAGTTCCTGATTTGTTTGTGGTCTGTTTCAACTCTTTTATGTTAGCTATGTCTGCTAGTTCATTAGTCCAATTTCCATAGAATATCTTCTGGCCTGAGGCCGGTTTCATAGAGAAGTCAATAATCAACAATCAGCAATTTTATTTTCCTGACATGGTATTCTTGTTGTGCTCTAATCTGACAGAAGAGGAGATGGGTTGGTTGTTTGAGCGTGTACTGGTGTTTTGGATCCCATAGGCATGGCAGTCGCATTGGTCATGCAGTGATCCTTCCAGATGCATCATCTGAAAATAGTGCCTCTACTGGTAATGCCGTTCCTGCTGGTGATGGTCAGGGCCATGTCCCAATGCCACCACTTCCTTTTATTGCTCCTCCATCTTCGCCTGCATCATTCCTTCAATCTGAACCTCCAACTGCTGCACAGTCACCTGGTGGTCTTCTTTCCCTTTGTTCACTTTCCTCCAACGTTTACTCTCCAGTTGGGCACTCCATTTTTGCAATTGGCCCCTATGCACATGAGACACAGTTAGTTTCTCCCCCAGTTTTCTCTACCTTCACCACCGAGCCTTCCACAGCTCCCTTTACACCACCTCCAGAATCTGTCCATGTGACCACCCCCTCATCACCAGAGGTGCCCTTTGCTAAGCTAGTGTCTTCTGCATTGGATGCTAAGCGCAAAAATGACAAGGCTTCAACCTTTCCTTTATCTTTTGCACCTCTTCAATATTCCGAGTTTCAGGCTTACCAGCTGTATCCAGGGAGCCCAATCGGGCATCTCATATCCCCTAGCTCTGCAATTTCTGGTTCTGGTACATCTTCTCCATTTCCCGACATTGAGTTTTCTTCCAACTCCTTTCCTGTCTCTGCTTCAGCTGTCCTGTCTCAGGTCTATGACCCGCCAAAGTTGTGCAGTGCTAACGCACATACCAACACAGAGAAGTCTGCTGGGCGGGAGCATCCAAATTCCAGCTTCTCTGAGCTCCGTGCACATATATTGCTCAATGCCAAGGCGAATGATTGCAGTCAAGATGGTGCTGTGTTTGTGAAAAGAATACCCCAACTGGTCGCCACTGGCGATGTGGCAGGTGGCTTTGTAGATGAGCAACTGGTTGACCATAGGGTTTCCTTTGCATTGTGCACACCGGAAGTGAGCTGCAAGGCGGCAGATCGTGGAGATGGGGAAGGATGTATGCCTGAATCCCCAGTGCTTATGGCTGTAAGCAGGAGGCTTTCCAGTGAATCCAATGCCTCAAAGTTGGATTTGTGGTTGGAGAAGCCAAGAGGAAGATTGGAGGATCATTGTTCTGCTGCTGAAAATTCAGGCACGGTGTCCGCTGGTGTTGTTACCAGTGACAGGGCTGCGGATGATGCATCAGATGGTTCGCCACATCTGGTTGAATCTGTGGATCTGTCGGTTTCTAAGGAGTTCAAGTTTGACAATGCAGATGGAGCGATAGGGCCGGCCACGATCACCAGCTCCGAGTGGTGGGCGAATGAGAAACTGGGTGCAAAGGCAGGATCCAAAAACTGGGCATTCTTCCCCATGATGCAGCCGGGCTTCAGCTAATggatggagaaagagagaacaaaGTGCAGCTGGTTTTCTGCTGTTCGACTGGAAATCAGCTCCCACTTTTTGGCCCTGACATGTTGTTCAAGTGAACAGTTGAAAGATGTGAAAGATTCCACCAAGACTCCGAAAACAGGATTCTGGCCATGGAAGGAAAACACGGCTCGCGGGACTCTTGGTGGAGGAAGCTGCTTATTAGACGACGACCGGCAAACTGAATCAGGAAATAAGCTGCTTTGTTGTATAAACTGGCAactatttctctcttctacaAGACAGAAATACTGATAAAAAGCTGGCTAAAATGAGTAGATATGGGGATTAGGTTGAGGGCTGTTACCTCTGAGCATACAGGAAGAGTAAAACAGGGGATCTTTGggggttttatttttgtttggtaaCATGTTTAGGGTTTCAGTacatgctctttcttttctctgatAGCTATTTGTGTATACCTGAACACGGTGGGAGGATTGATCATGTTTACTTgtcttgttttcaaaaaaaaaaaaaaaaaaaaatcatagtatGAGAACTGAGCTTCGTCGTTCTGCTTTTGCGTTGGGGAATGAATTCTTTTCCCAATACGTTGAATGGGAGAATTGAGGGAGCCGTAATGGTGGGCACAGCGGGCGGGCCAACCGTCTCTAGGTTGTTGGGGGACTTACCTCTATCAATCCCCAGTTTTTGGCAGATCTCCTGCCTATAGTCTGAACTGATATATTATTCTTTGCTTCTGAAAGGGTGTTGCTTTGGGAATATTCTTTGAGAGCGGCACGTGTGTCTGAACCAGGTCTTGTGTGCGGGACGGGGTGTCCGGGACAAGATGGTGGTAGGAGTACCAGGCCTGCTGCTAGGTGGTCCACCGTCATATGACAAACCTTGTTCCGGACGGCATTCGAATGCTTGAGTACAACTTGGAACAACTCGTGAGTCATTCATGCCGGCCCATTCTGTTGGCACGCAATCGCATGGTACACCCTTTCTGATATGGGTAATGGGCGTCTTATTTGACTGTAACAAAATGGACAGATGAGGATCCGATGTCGACAAATCTTGCTAAGACTTGCAAATTGCAATGTCCTGGACAGGGACATAAATGGCATGGGACAAAAATCTCGCCAAAGCAACTGTCGCTGGAACAGAATTCTCTGCTTCTTTAACTTATGGCATGTGTTCGTTTCGCGACAAAATCTTCTCGTGCTCTCTGTCCCTTCAAGTTCCTGTACTAAAGTCTACATATTCAATCTTTAGGATCCGGGAAAACAAGATCTGCATGATATTAACAGAGTATGCAAAATATGTGTTCATTTCGTAGACAAAAAGAAGGATTCTTAAGAATCGATCCTCTCTTCCTAATTAGGAAGAATTGTAATAGAAGATTGTTGTTTGATTCGGCTTTTCACAGATCAAATTACCCGATGGCTCAGGTGTGAGGGGTCATAGTGAGGATGGTGTGGGTTGTCTTGGGGTTGAGGCTTTATGCTAAGCATGAAAAGGCAGGCTGTTTGGTTGCAGAAATACTTTGTGAATATTTCATAAAACTATTCataaaatgaatttgatttatGGAGCACTAAAATAAATGTTCCATTAATATGAATCTCCATGTTAGATTCAATGGAACGAGTTCACAAAGCATTATGACAAACGACCCCCAAGTGTACCAAATTAGACATCCACCCATGCCTGTCCTTAAACCTTCGTTCGAATAAATCATCGGATTCCACTCTGATGTTCCCTTCGTTTCATTTTCCAAGTTCAATAGAAAATCGTGGACTATCGTCGGGTTGGGGAATGAACCATCGAGTTCAGCTACAGGTGGAAGTGCAGTTCAAGCTGATGACGTCTTCAATGTTTGCGCTCGAGGAATTTCAAGTTCGGGAAAATTCGTTTCGAGTCTCATGAAACGGTCAGATGCAAACGGGATAAATTGGAAGGGACGACTGCAGCATGTTAAGATGGGTACCTTTTCACTGCAATGCTGGACAAGCTAGAAAATGAAACGTATTACTACCTGGTGAAGTTGACAGAGAGAGATTCTGGACACTGATTTACGTTCAGAATCTTCAGATTCGGATGGACTACACAAACTGTAACTGCATTGTTTGATTTGCTCATCCGTTTTTGTTCTTCTGCGAACTCAGACGAATTTTCAAGCAAAGCCTAATTAGATCAGCAGATGATCCCATGGATGTGGAGTACGTTCCTGATCCTGCTCTTACATGCTCGAGAAGATGCATTTACGCTGCAATCATCCACTGATCTTCCTTGGTTTCAAACCACCCACCGTCCTTATTCTAGATGACATGCAAGTTCTGGAGAAAGTTTTGGTTAATGCGTTCTGCTTCGCTTGCCTGAAAATGTTTTGTTCCTTCAAATTTGAACCGTTCACAAGACTGACCTTGTCACTCCGCGACCAACTTTCTTAAATGCAAGAAACACATTTCACTTGCCACCAATCCCACATGGTTCTTAAAATGCGCAAGAACATGAAGTTCAAGGAGCCTTCACTCGAGTCATACTTACAATAGCTTAAATGATTAAATGCATACATGTTTAAAGTTGCTTGCCACAAACATTGGGAAGCAAGCACATACAAGCACattaagaaaagaaggaaaccaaATAAGGCAATGAAAGCGGGAGCAACACTATCCTAATGCCATAGTGAAAGGAAGAACAATGAACCCCAAATACTTTTCTCTCTGTCATCAGCTTGCTACCAACAATTAAAAGCCTCAAACAGCACAACCCGTAAGGAACTGTTCATCAGCCTCCAACTTCTTCATCGTCTCAGCCTCCAGGGTGATCTCTGCATCCACACTCCTCCCCCCTTCCTTCCCTGCATACAAGTACATCATGCCATCAAACTTGTTGTTGGACCCGCTCCTGACGGAATCCGGCGAGCCCCAGCCGAAGTCCACCTCGTAGACCTTGAACCTCGGCGAGCTGCCGACGGCCACACAGTTGATCCCGGCATCCTTGTAGTTGTAGAGCTTTGGCGCCTTCTCCCACTCCGTCGACTTTGCGTCAATGGCTGCCGCATTATGGGAATTGATCAGCTGGTGGAGCAGGCCAGCGCCATACTCGGCCGGCTGGGCTAGCAGCATGCCGCTGGCAGTAACCGTGTAGATGCCTTGAATTAGATTTCCGAAGTAGTTGTCTGACATTGGTGGCTCCAACCTCTTCCTGCAAAATTGAACAGATTTAAGTTGCATGTGTAAATTGAACACATTAATCAATGAAAGCCGACTGCAGGAACTTGGATCTATCTGAATTGAATGATGAACTCAGAATAGACTCCAGACAGGATGAAGGCTCTTagtttattttaaaaattgatgaaatgaaTTATAATTTGCAGAAGAACTATATCCTAACATGAAATTTCTCCAAACAAGAAATCTTTGTTAACCACAAGATGATCATTGTTTTCAAACATGACTTTGAAGGAATATGGTCCTTTTAGCTTCTTTACATACATAGGTTTCACTAAAATTGATTCATGAGTTACTGAAACTAAAGTTGGTAGGCAAGCTAGCTTCTTGCGTGACAAAGTGAAAGCAATTAACGTGTTTCAGATACATGCATCTTAGCTTCTCAACCATGAACCTGAAtttcaatccatttttttcccaagaaaacAGCACAAGCAACACGATGAGTACCATTTAAAGTGacagaaaaatggcaaagtaaAAATATTACAGCAGCACTAAATTAACTTAATTTTCTCATGGCTATGCTATGTCtgaaatttaccatggtaactTCAATTCGTTAGTTTGCTGATCCAATCATGAGGCAGGGAACTTATTAAATCTAACTAAATGGACCTTAACCTTCTGGACATCTGATCAAAACCTGCTGCATCTTTGAAATCCCTACCTGCAGTCAACGAAGAGGGTGAACACTGTGTATGATTCCGGTGGCAGCTCACGGGCACGGATCACAGAACGCCAGACGTGCACGCCGAGTGCCTGGAAGGATGAGAATGGCTTCTGGTCCGGTTCAAGGTGCGCATTGACCTGAGCCTTGATCTTGTCAAGCACCTCCTCAGAGAAATGGAAGATCTTCTCTCTCATGGGCTTGGAGGGTGGCTTGACCTCACCATTCTGGTGGGCAGGCCCATCGCCATTGGCAATATGGGCAGTGAGTGGGGGAAGGTCGAGCTTCAAGCGTGTGTTGCGGGCCTTGGTGCGGTCGTGGAAGGGGAGGAGGGAGATGGTGGTCAAGCCCCGGGCTAGCTCCGCCCACGAGCTCATGAAGTGCCATGTTGAGTTCCCGTCCAGTATGACATGGTTGAATGAGCACCCCAGCGCCATCCCATCCTTCAGCTTGGTTACCTACACACAGACAAACGAAAGTGAGCTAACAAAGTTTGGAGATAGCGAAGCCAATCCAATGCTTAAGATCTGATAGGCTTTTTCAAGGAACTAGACAAAAGATTATCAAGCAGAGAGGTTCTATAATAAGAGGTCCATACATCTCAGATCCAAATAGCTTAAAAGACAGAAGAAAGCTCCCTTGCATCTCTGACACGAGGGATTAAAACTGATCTTAGAAGCTCCGGCGTCAAGAATCGAAATCATTGAGGTTGAGGATGGTTCTGAGATCTGGATTCAGCATGGGAGCTGATTGGGATCCTAAGCAAACCCATTTCTCTGCAGTTAAAGCCTGGAGCTGGATCCGGCTGAAATATATCACCACCGCCACCACGCTGGTGGCAATCAATTGCACCCAGCTCACCTTTAGATGACGGCAATCAATGGCAGCCATTAAAAGCGGGCCCAATTCTGCGACAATGGTTGCCGTGGACGGTGGCTATTCATGACCAAAAAAACACCGGCAAGTTACAAAGAGGCGGCGGCAGCACACCACTCACCTGAGGTGAACAGACGACGACTGTATGAAGTGGTCTGTTGTGTTTAAATTAGCCATATAGAGTGTCCACACCACCCATGCCAATGTTTTATAACGCATCCAATCAATCAATTGTAATAATATCATAGATCAATGACCCTcgattaaatttttttaactatGCCACTGCCCAGAAGCCGGAGCCTCCTTTTAATTCCTTTTGTCGGAATTTAGAGCATGTTTCGTGATTTGGGTGGCTGCGGCACTCGCTATCATTCTATAAGAATCAAAATCGCTATCGTTCCATAAGAATCGAACTGTGTAGGTTGCTCCACCAACTATGCTATACACATGGCTTGCTTGTATTCCAAAACTATATAAATAAATGACAAGTGCATGTGCAGGCTCCCTAATCTTTCACTCCCAGGTGAAGAGACCTTGAACATATGGGCTTGGGTTCtggatcaaaattttcaaccaaGTCCAGATCCAATTTAGCTTCATATCAGCTCTCGCAGACCCGACTTCCGGTCGGCTAGGATGGAAattcttttacttgttttaaatttattaattgCTAAATAATTTGAAGTGGGCATTTTAGGTATTTTAAATTGTTGGAActaatttttgttcctttttccgTTGTCGTCAGGCAATAAATGAAGTGACAGAGGGTTTGGTGAACGGTGATAAGCAGATAACAATTAATAAggcattttttttgcattatggGCATTAGACCACATTCGCCAAGAAAAATGACTGAACTGCCCTCGGAGGTCTGCCGTTGAACCACCTTTttgggcaaaaaaaaaacatttcaattttttttcagcaagaaaaaaccaaaaaaaaagaaatactcGGCAAACCtacattattttatatgaatAATTCAGAGTACGAAATCACATTCAAccgcaaaaagaagaaaacaatttgCGATTGTGGATTTTACGTCGCTGCATGAGTTGAAAAACTTTCAGAGTTCGCAATTTCAGTTTCTTCATGGTAGTTTTCCGGTTTAAATGAAAAAGGCTGGACCGCCAATGATATTTTTGCGTTCCGGAACACAATGAACGCGTGTCGCGAAGGCAGACAGAGCAGAATTCATTACTGCGGTGTCTCTACGTACCGCAAATGACGGGAACACCCTCACTGTAAGAAGGGAGGACATTCGGGGGTAGAGGAATGGCGGGACTTGCCTGAACAGCGAGCAGCGGGAGTTCGCGCCCCTCGTGGTTCTGAACTCCGGCGTACGGCACGAT
Protein-coding regions in this window:
- the LOC116253088 gene encoding uncharacterized protein LOC116253088; translation: MRGVLPNNGNNSVETINAAARAIVSAERRVQQPTVQKRRWVGCLSVYWCFGSHRHGSRIGHAVILPDASSENSASTGNAVPAGDGQGHVPMPPLPFIAPPSSPASFLQSEPPTAAQSPGGLLSLCSLSSNVYSPVGHSIFAIGPYAHETQLVSPPVFSTFTTEPSTAPFTPPPESVHVTTPSSPEVPFAKLVSSALDAKRKNDKASTFPLSFAPLQYSEFQAYQLYPGSPIGHLISPSSAISGSGTSSPFPDIEFSSNSFPVSASAVLSQVYDPPKLCSANAHTNTEKSAGREHPNSSFSELRAHILLNAKANDCSQDGAVFVKRIPQLVATGDVAGGFVDEQLVDHRVSFALCTPEVSCKAADRGDGEGCMPESPVLMAVSRRLSSESNASKLDLWLEKPRGRLEDHCSAAENSGTVSAGVVTSDRAADDASDGSPHLVESVDLSVSKEFKFDNADGAIGPATITSSEWWANEKLGAKAGSKNWAFFPMMQPGFS
- the LOC116253560 gene encoding BAHD acyltransferase DCR translates to MAPCPAITRRRKSMVVPAVKAAKETCPLLTFDLPYVTFYYNQKVLLYKVGAEEGEFEKAVESLEKSLAEVLGYFYPLAGKLVQDEEGVLQVDCNDRGAEFVVSAAEDVHLSELAASDASPLLQDIVPYAGVQNHEGRELPLLAVQVTKLKDGMALGCSFNHVILDGNSTWHFMSSWAELARGLTTISLLPFHDRTKARNTRLKLDLPPLTAHIANGDGPAHQNGEVKPPSKPMREKIFHFSEEVLDKIKAQVNAHLEPDQKPFSSFQALGVHVWRSVIRARELPPESYTVFTLFVDCRKRLEPPMSDNYFGNLIQGIYTVTASGMLLAQPAEYGAGLLHQLINSHNAAAIDAKSTEWEKAPKLYNYKDAGINCVAVGSSPRFKVYEVDFGWGSPDSVRSGSNNKFDGMMYLYAGKEGGRSVDAEITLEAETMKKLEADEQFLTGCAV